One Gloeothece verrucosa PCC 7822 DNA window includes the following coding sequences:
- a CDS encoding Uma2 family endonuclease, with protein MTAQTTKRLYTLEEYINLEQKAEYPSEYRDGEIVAMPGETTDHSKIAFNFAFNFRLALRQQNYQIFLSGVNLWIPRYRHGTYPDVMVIEGEPIYEGTGKRIVTNPSIIVEILSKSTKNYDQGDKFLHYRSIPQFKEYLLIDQKRYYIMQYTKTNEGKWLLTEYEGEDNILSLSSINFEINFADLYEGVEFEQEDAE; from the coding sequence ATGACTGCACAAACTACCAAGCGGCTTTATACTTTAGAAGAGTATATCAACCTCGAACAAAAAGCCGAGTATCCAAGTGAATATCGAGATGGAGAGATTGTAGCTATGCCAGGAGAAACAACCGATCATAGTAAAATTGCTTTTAACTTTGCTTTTAACTTCAGATTAGCCCTAAGACAGCAAAACTACCAAATTTTTCTCAGTGGTGTTAACTTGTGGATACCCCGTTATCGACATGGCACTTATCCGGATGTGATGGTGATTGAGGGAGAACCCATTTACGAGGGGACAGGAAAAAGAATAGTCACCAACCCTTCTATTATTGTAGAAATATTATCCAAGTCAACTAAAAATTATGACCAAGGGGATAAGTTTCTTCATTATCGTTCTATCCCTCAGTTTAAAGAATATTTATTAATCGATCAGAAGCGTTATTATATCATGCAATATACCAAAACGAATGAAGGAAAATGGTTATTAACTGAATACGAAGGAGAAGATAATATTTTATCCCTGAGTTCTATTAACTTTGAAATCAACTTTGCCGACCTTTATGAAGGCGTAGAATTTGAACAAGAAGACGCTGAATAA
- a CDS encoding aminopeptidase P N-terminal domain-containing protein translates to MSIDHIEPTEYQQRRERLMEKIGQGTAIFRSAPTAVMHNDVEYVFRQDSDFFYLTGFNEPEAVAVFAPHHPEHRFILFVQPKDPEKETWTGYRYGVEGAKERFGADEAYPINELDEKLPQYLEKADRIYYHLGRDQYFNEKIIAHWQKLLTTYPKRGTGPIAIEDTNFILHPMRLIKSPTELTLMRQAAIISAQAHNRAREFAQVGQYEYQIQAEIEHTFRQLGGIGPAYPSIVASGANACILHYVENTSVLKENDLLLIDAGCSYGYYNGDITRTFPVSGQFTPEQKTIYEIVLEAQLKAIEQVQPGKPYHEFHDAAVRVIVEGLKELELLTGDTEEIIKEEKYKPFYMHKTGHWLGLDVHDVGLYKCGEETWQTLQPGQVLTVEPGIYISPTIKPAEGQPEVPEKWRGIGVRIEDDVLVTVDGHEILTSAVPKHIEDIER, encoded by the coding sequence ATGAGTATTGATCATATAGAGCCAACCGAGTATCAACAACGACGAGAACGTTTGATGGAAAAAATCGGTCAAGGAACAGCGATTTTTCGCAGCGCTCCCACTGCCGTAATGCACAACGACGTAGAATATGTATTCCGTCAAGACAGCGACTTTTTCTATCTTACAGGGTTTAATGAACCAGAAGCGGTGGCCGTTTTTGCTCCCCATCACCCTGAACACCGTTTTATCCTCTTTGTACAACCAAAAGACCCTGAAAAAGAAACCTGGACAGGATATCGTTATGGGGTAGAGGGAGCCAAAGAACGTTTTGGTGCTGATGAAGCTTATCCGATCAATGAATTGGATGAGAAATTACCTCAGTATCTCGAAAAAGCTGACCGCATTTATTACCATTTAGGACGAGATCAATACTTTAATGAAAAAATTATTGCTCACTGGCAGAAATTATTGACCACCTATCCTAAACGAGGAACCGGACCGATAGCCATCGAAGATACTAACTTTATTTTGCATCCGATGCGACTAATTAAAAGTCCTACAGAGTTAACTTTAATGCGTCAAGCGGCAATCATTTCTGCCCAAGCGCATAACAGGGCGCGAGAATTTGCCCAAGTAGGACAATATGAATATCAAATCCAAGCCGAAATAGAACACACTTTTCGTCAACTTGGGGGGATCGGTCCTGCTTATCCTTCTATTGTGGCCTCGGGTGCTAATGCCTGTATTCTTCATTATGTGGAAAATACTTCTGTCCTCAAAGAAAATGATTTATTGCTCATTGATGCGGGATGTTCTTATGGCTATTACAACGGAGATATTACCCGTACTTTTCCCGTCAGTGGTCAATTTACCCCTGAACAAAAAACTATTTATGAGATAGTTTTAGAAGCCCAATTAAAAGCTATTGAACAGGTACAACCCGGCAAACCTTACCATGAGTTTCATGATGCGGCTGTGCGAGTGATTGTTGAGGGTTTAAAGGAACTCGAGTTATTAACGGGAGACACCGAAGAAATCATCAAAGAAGAGAAATATAAACCCTTTTATATGCACAAAACCGGTCATTGGTTAGGGTTAGATGTGCATGATGTAGGGTTGTATAAATGCGGGGAAGAAACCTGGCAAACTTTGCAACCGGGTCAGGTTTTAACAGTTGAACCGGGAATTTATATTTCTCCTACTATTAAACCCGCAGAAGGACAACCCGAAGTCCCCGAAAAATGGCGAGGAATTGGAGTGCGTATCGAAGATGATGTTTTAGTGACGGTGGATGGACATGAAATATTAACCTCTGCTGTTCCTAAACATATTGAAGATATAGAACGCTAA
- a CDS encoding cytochrome b/b6 domain-containing protein: MARSQPYQPLLLRILHGVNLIVVLLAMVTAFWVYNIYDGRLIQLPLPNIPDMIGIHGTFGVLFLIVFPALALYSFHPGQKRLIQGDTINKLTAVGKPIWWYSLYRIINTVMLLAGTWALMTGRQMKEEWLPDGNLNETWYQLHLSAWLVLLGCLIIHVLMGLKIGGTPLIMSMFRRQYRPSDSPRLWRQKIQEFIKSRKETRQ, translated from the coding sequence GTGGCTCGTTCTCAACCTTACCAGCCTTTACTGCTGCGAATTCTTCACGGAGTCAATCTTATCGTTGTCTTGTTGGCGATGGTTACGGCTTTTTGGGTTTATAATATTTACGATGGTCGATTAATTCAGCTTCCTTTGCCCAATATTCCTGACATGATTGGTATTCATGGAACCTTCGGAGTATTGTTTTTAATTGTTTTTCCGGCTTTGGCTTTATATAGTTTTCATCCAGGACAAAAACGCTTAATTCAAGGTGATACGATTAATAAATTAACCGCAGTGGGGAAACCGATTTGGTGGTACAGTCTCTATCGAATTATTAATACTGTCATGTTACTGGCTGGAACTTGGGCATTGATGACGGGCAGACAAATGAAAGAAGAATGGTTACCTGATGGAAATTTAAATGAAACTTGGTATCAACTCCATTTATCGGCTTGGCTGGTTCTGCTCGGTTGTTTAATCATTCATGTTTTAATGGGGTTAAAAATTGGCGGGACACCTTTAATTATGTCTATGTTTCGTAGACAATATCGCCCCAGTGACTCTCCTCGACTTTGGAGACAAAAAATTCAAGAATTTATTAAATCTAGAAAAGAAACAAGGCAATGA